A window from Thiomonas sp. FB-Cd encodes these proteins:
- a CDS encoding electron transfer flavoprotein subunit alpha/FixB family protein — protein sequence MTALVIAEHDNATIKGATLNAVAAAAQCGGEVHVLIAGYNAAAAAAAAAQIAGVSKVIHADAESLAHALAENIAAQVLAIAPNYTHILFPATASGKNIAPRVAAKLDVGQISDVIKVIAADTFERAIYAGNAIATVQSADAIKVITVRGTGFEAAAACGGSAAVQTVTAAADSGKSTFLGSEIAKTERPELTGAKIVVSGGRALGSAEKFSEVLTPLADKLGAALGASRAAVDAGYAPNDWQVGQTGKIVAPQLYVACGISGAIQHLAGMKDSRVIVAVNKDAEAPIFAVADYGLAADLFVAVPELVQSL from the coding sequence ATGACCGCACTCGTCATCGCCGAACACGACAACGCCACCATCAAGGGCGCCACCCTCAACGCCGTCGCCGCCGCTGCCCAATGCGGTGGTGAGGTGCACGTGCTGATCGCCGGATACAACGCCGCCGCCGCTGCGGCGGCTGCCGCCCAGATCGCCGGGGTATCGAAGGTGATCCACGCCGACGCCGAATCCCTCGCCCATGCGCTGGCCGAAAACATCGCCGCGCAGGTTCTGGCCATCGCACCGAATTACACCCACATCCTGTTCCCCGCCACGGCAAGCGGCAAAAACATCGCTCCGCGCGTGGCCGCCAAACTGGACGTGGGCCAGATCAGCGACGTCATCAAAGTGATCGCCGCGGACACCTTCGAGCGTGCCATCTATGCCGGCAACGCCATCGCCACCGTACAAAGCGCCGATGCCATCAAGGTGATCACCGTGCGCGGGACCGGCTTTGAGGCGGCGGCTGCATGCGGTGGCAGTGCTGCGGTGCAAACCGTCACTGCCGCCGCCGACAGCGGCAAGAGCACGTTCCTTGGCAGCGAAATTGCCAAGACCGAGCGCCCCGAACTGACCGGCGCCAAGATTGTCGTCAGCGGTGGCCGCGCACTGGGCAGCGCCGAGAAATTCAGCGAAGTCTTGACCCCGCTGGCCGACAAGCTGGGGGCCGCGCTGGGCGCCAGCCGTGCTGCGGTGGACGCGGGCTACGCGCCCAACGACTGGCAAGTTGGCCAGACCGGCAAGATCGTGGCGCCGCAGCTCTACGTGGCCTGCGGCATTTCCGGTGCGATCCAGCATCTGGCCGGCATGAAGGACTCCCGGGTGATCGTGGCGGTCAACAAGGATGCTGAGGCGCCAATTTTCGCGGTGGCCGACTACGGCCTTGCGGCTGATCTGTTCGTTGCGGTGCCGGAACTGGTCCAGTCCCTCTGA
- a CDS encoding 3-hydroxyacyl-CoA dehydrogenase NAD-binding domain-containing protein: MTQVHTEAIGDVLLIEINNPPINAGSLGVRQGLKDAIAQLAAEPTLRAGVIIGAGSTFVAGSDLREFGQPLHEPQLPDVLAAIEGCAKPVVAALHGAALGGGLELALACDARIALAGTVLGLPEVTLGIIPGAGGTQRLPRRTGWVRAIQMVCSGERITADTARDLRLVDEVVATELQANAVALARQLAGKCRISEESVPAEEAAAIEQAEQAALRAGKGRPAVVAAIEALRDAARLPFAEGLARERAVFQQLRGSAEAHALRHQFFAERDAVRLPADVQATPRGVQTVAIIGAGTMGTGIAIAALDAGLSVVLLEQDEAALERGRQRVADYYQGRVAAGKLQANAAAARQARLQPSTDWTQLARADLVIEAVFEDLAVKLDVFRTIDAHARVGAVLATNTSYLDVDAIARATARPQDVLGLHFFSPANVMKLLEVVRGAQTAPDVLATGMAFGKQLRKLPVLCGNAFGFIGNRVYNAYRKQCEFMLEDGAWPEDVDQALQGFGFAMGPFSVADLSGLDIAWRMRKAQAATRDPRERYVAILDHLCELGRLGRKTGAGYYTYADGRQGKTTDATVRGIIEAASAQRGLIRRPLEPAEIQRRALLAMVNEAALLLAEGVAQRASDIDVVLVQGYGFPRWEGGPVFWARQQDRARLEQDLQRLAATSGHGFRLADLTPMLNP, translated from the coding sequence ATGACCCAAGTTCATACCGAAGCGATTGGCGACGTGCTGCTGATCGAAATCAACAACCCGCCCATCAACGCGGGATCGCTTGGCGTGCGCCAGGGACTGAAGGACGCGATCGCGCAGCTCGCAGCCGAGCCCACGCTGCGCGCAGGCGTCATCATCGGCGCCGGGAGCACTTTCGTGGCCGGCTCGGATCTGCGCGAATTCGGCCAGCCGTTGCACGAGCCGCAACTGCCGGACGTGCTGGCCGCCATTGAAGGCTGTGCCAAGCCGGTGGTGGCGGCGCTGCACGGCGCTGCGCTGGGCGGCGGCCTCGAACTCGCCTTGGCCTGCGATGCGCGCATCGCGCTCGCTGGCACGGTGCTGGGGCTGCCGGAGGTCACACTGGGCATCATTCCCGGTGCGGGCGGCACGCAGCGCCTGCCGCGCCGCACCGGTTGGGTGCGAGCGATCCAGATGGTCTGTAGCGGGGAGCGCATTACGGCCGACACGGCACGCGACCTGCGCCTGGTGGACGAGGTGGTGGCGACCGAGTTGCAGGCCAACGCCGTGGCGCTGGCGCGCCAGCTTGCGGGCAAGTGCCGCATCAGCGAAGAGTCTGTGCCCGCCGAGGAAGCGGCCGCGATCGAGCAGGCCGAGCAGGCGGCCCTGCGCGCGGGCAAGGGTCGGCCGGCCGTGGTGGCCGCCATCGAAGCGCTTAGGGACGCCGCGCGTCTGCCGTTCGCCGAAGGCCTGGCTCGCGAGCGAGCCGTGTTCCAGCAGTTGCGCGGCTCCGCCGAAGCGCATGCGCTTCGGCACCAGTTTTTTGCCGAACGGGACGCGGTGCGCCTGCCCGCCGACGTGCAGGCGACGCCGCGCGGCGTGCAGACCGTGGCCATCATCGGCGCCGGCACCATGGGCACGGGCATCGCCATTGCTGCGCTCGACGCGGGACTGTCCGTCGTGCTGCTGGAGCAGGACGAGGCTGCGCTGGAGCGCGGTCGCCAGAGGGTGGCGGACTACTACCAGGGCCGTGTGGCTGCGGGCAAACTTCAGGCCAACGCCGCCGCCGCCCGCCAGGCGCGCCTGCAGCCGAGCACCGATTGGACGCAGCTCGCCCGCGCCGACCTCGTCATCGAGGCGGTGTTCGAGGACCTCGCCGTCAAGCTGGACGTGTTCCGTACGATCGACGCCCACGCGCGTGTGGGCGCGGTGCTGGCCACCAACACGTCGTACCTCGATGTGGATGCCATTGCCCGTGCCACCGCCCGCCCGCAGGACGTTCTCGGACTGCATTTCTTCAGCCCGGCCAACGTGATGAAGCTGCTGGAGGTGGTGCGTGGCGCACAGACCGCGCCCGATGTGCTGGCCACCGGGATGGCTTTTGGCAAGCAACTGCGCAAGTTGCCAGTTCTGTGCGGCAATGCCTTCGGCTTCATCGGCAACCGCGTCTACAACGCCTATCGCAAGCAGTGCGAATTCATGCTCGAAGATGGCGCCTGGCCGGAAGACGTGGACCAGGCCCTGCAGGGCTTTGGCTTCGCGATGGGCCCATTTAGCGTGGCCGACCTCTCGGGCCTGGACATTGCCTGGCGCATGCGCAAGGCCCAAGCCGCCACGCGCGACCCGCGCGAGCGCTACGTCGCCATCCTGGACCATCTGTGCGAGTTGGGCCGCCTGGGCCGCAAGACGGGTGCGGGGTACTACACCTATGCCGATGGCCGCCAGGGCAAGACCACCGACGCCACAGTGCGCGGGATCATCGAAGCAGCCTCGGCACAGCGCGGCCTGATACGCCGGCCGCTTGAACCCGCCGAGATCCAGCGCCGCGCCTTGCTGGCCATGGTCAATGAGGCGGCGTTGCTGCTGGCCGAAGGCGTTGCCCAGCGCGCGAGCGACATCGATGTGGTGCTGGTGCAGGGCTACGGTTTCCCGCGTTGGGAGGGCGGCCCCGTCTTCTGGGCCCGCCAGCAGGACCGCGCGCGCCTTGAACAGGACCTGCAACGCCTGGCCGCCACATCGGGCCACGGCTTCCGGCTGGCCGACCTCACACCCATGCTCAACCCCTGA
- a CDS encoding zinc-binding dehydrogenase: MRAAGGTQRALSWKNNPMSMMAASIHGHGGNEVVRVGPRPLPMRHPGHVLVRMQAATINRVDLYMRDSGAGITHRLPQIMGLDGAGTVEAVDAGERLLQPGQSVVLHPGITCGRCEFCQRGEGVLCLHMSLLGEHRDGTFAQYVSVPASNVFPMPAGLSFAQAAALGVNHLTAWRMLFTKAQLKPWETVLVFGIGGGVSLAALQLAKRTGARVIVTSRDDAKLERARALGADHTINGQTQDVAKAVMAATGGRGVDVVFENVGARVWSSAMKSLVRGGRLVTCGATTGDQPPADLRRIFIRQLQILGSTLGDFDELRDLLDFVQRTALQPVIDSEYALGQVHAALNRLESGAQFGKVVLRID, translated from the coding sequence ATGCGCGCAGCTGGTGGGACGCAGCGAGCGCTTTCTTGGAAAAATAATCCCATGAGCATGATGGCCGCATCAATTCATGGCCACGGTGGCAACGAGGTGGTGAGGGTTGGGCCGCGCCCCCTGCCAATGCGACATCCCGGCCATGTGTTGGTGCGCATGCAGGCGGCCACCATCAACCGGGTGGACCTTTACATGCGCGACAGTGGCGCGGGCATCACCCACCGACTCCCGCAGATCATGGGCCTGGATGGCGCCGGCACGGTCGAAGCGGTGGACGCCGGCGAGCGGCTGCTCCAGCCCGGACAGTCCGTGGTGCTGCACCCGGGCATTACCTGCGGCCGCTGTGAGTTCTGCCAGCGCGGCGAGGGGGTGCTGTGCCTGCACATGAGCCTGCTCGGTGAGCACCGAGACGGCACCTTTGCCCAGTACGTGAGCGTGCCGGCCAGCAACGTGTTTCCCATGCCGGCAGGCCTGTCGTTTGCCCAGGCGGCTGCGCTTGGCGTCAACCATCTGACGGCGTGGCGCATGTTGTTCACCAAGGCGCAGCTCAAGCCCTGGGAGACCGTGCTGGTGTTCGGCATTGGCGGCGGCGTGTCGCTGGCGGCGCTGCAGCTGGCCAAGCGCACCGGGGCGCGGGTGATCGTGACCTCGCGCGACGACGCCAAGCTTGAACGGGCCCGTGCCCTGGGTGCAGACCATACGATCAACGGCCAGACGCAGGACGTCGCCAAGGCCGTCATGGCCGCCACCGGCGGGCGTGGCGTGGACGTGGTGTTCGAGAACGTGGGCGCCCGCGTGTGGTCGTCGGCCATGAAGTCGCTGGTGCGCGGCGGACGGCTGGTGACCTGCGGTGCCACCACAGGCGATCAGCCGCCGGCCGACCTGCGTCGCATCTTCATCCGCCAGTTGCAGATCCTCGGCTCCACGCTGGGCGACTTCGACGAGCTCCGCGACCTGCTCGACTTCGTGCAGCGCACCGCCCTCCAACCCGTGATCGACAGCGAGTATGCACTCGGCCAGGTTCACGCCGCGCTGAACCGCCTGGAGTCGGGTGCGCAGTTCGGCAAGGTGGTTTTGCGCATCGATTGA
- a CDS encoding MarR family winged helix-turn-helix transcriptional regulator has translation MNPSKSNIARMELANRLFFRLYQCANLLHKTGSRAVESEGLTTQQWAVLGALSREEAQEGMGVNELARYLMVSRQNLTGVIGRMERDGHIRMETSAKDRRSRLIKMTDSGRVVWLVKAQPKIHAYYEQALAEFSMGDITHTLHYLLKLLENMRRLDQGVDAETWVADESAAA, from the coding sequence ATGAATCCTTCTAAATCCAACATCGCCCGCATGGAGCTGGCCAATCGGCTGTTCTTTCGCCTGTATCAATGCGCGAATTTATTGCATAAGACTGGATCGCGGGCGGTGGAAAGCGAAGGCCTGACCACACAACAATGGGCGGTGTTGGGGGCCCTGTCGCGCGAAGAGGCGCAAGAGGGCATGGGAGTGAACGAGCTGGCTCGCTACCTGATGGTCAGTCGCCAAAACCTCACAGGGGTCATTGGGCGCATGGAACGCGATGGTCACATTCGCATGGAGACCAGTGCGAAAGACCGCCGCTCCCGCCTGATCAAGATGACCGATTCGGGACGTGTGGTCTGGTTGGTGAAGGCACAGCCCAAAATTCACGCCTACTATGAACAAGCCTTGGCAGAATTTTCGATGGGCGACATTACCCACACCTTGCACTACCTGTTGAAGCTGCTGGAGAACATGCGGCGTCTGGATCAAGGCGTTGACGCCGAGACCTGGGTAGCCGATGAGAGTGCTGCCGCGTGA
- a CDS encoding electron transfer flavoprotein subunit beta/FixA family protein, with protein sequence MKIIVPVKRVVDYNVKVRVKADQSGMDLANLKMSMNPFDEIAVEEAVRLKEKGVATEVIVVSCGVAQCQETLRTAMAIGADRAILVETAEELQPLAVAKLLNAVVDKEQPGLVILGKQAIDDDCNQTGQMLAALADLPQGTFASKVEVAEGAVNVTREVDGGLETLRLSLPAIVTTDLRLNEPRYVTLPNIMKAKKKPLDTVKPEDLGVDVTAHIKTLKVTEPPKRTAGVMVGDVAALVEKLKNEAKVI encoded by the coding sequence ATGAAAATCATCGTTCCCGTCAAGCGCGTGGTGGACTACAACGTCAAGGTGCGCGTGAAGGCCGACCAGTCCGGCATGGACTTGGCCAACCTCAAGATGAGCATGAATCCGTTTGACGAGATTGCGGTGGAAGAAGCCGTGCGCCTGAAGGAAAAAGGCGTGGCCACCGAGGTCATCGTTGTCTCCTGCGGCGTGGCGCAGTGCCAGGAAACGCTGCGCACGGCCATGGCCATCGGTGCCGACCGCGCCATCCTGGTGGAGACCGCCGAAGAGCTCCAGCCCCTGGCCGTGGCCAAACTGCTCAACGCTGTGGTGGACAAGGAACAGCCTGGTCTCGTGATCCTAGGCAAGCAGGCCATCGACGACGACTGCAACCAGACCGGCCAGATGCTGGCCGCGCTGGCCGATCTGCCGCAGGGCACGTTCGCCTCAAAGGTCGAGGTGGCCGAAGGCGCAGTCAATGTGACGCGCGAAGTCGACGGCGGCCTGGAAACCCTCAGGCTTTCCCTGCCGGCCATCGTCACCACCGACTTGCGCCTGAATGAGCCGCGCTATGTGACGCTGCCGAACATCATGAAGGCCAAGAAGAAGCCGCTGGACACCGTCAAGCCTGAAGACCTTGGTGTGGACGTGACTGCGCACATCAAAACCCTGAAAGTCACCGAACCCCCCAAGCGCACGGCCGGCGTCATGGTGGGCGACGTGGCTGCCTTGGTCGAGAAGCTGAAAAACGAGGCAAAAGTCATCTGA